From a region of the Rhinopithecus roxellana isolate Shanxi Qingling chromosome 8, ASM756505v1, whole genome shotgun sequence genome:
- the ANKLE1 gene encoding ankyrin repeat and LEM domain-containing protein 1 isoform X5 translates to MWTPVRRGAAWLGTLLTPGEGTPEPRGGAAHAHKPAAGSRKWARQEMRFGPRQGMCSEARLARRAVEELLRCGADPNLVLEDGAAAVHLAAGARHPRGLRCLGALLRQGGDPNARSVEALTPLHVAAAWGCRRGLELLLSQGANPALRDQDGLRPLDLALQQGHLECARVLQDLDMRTRTRTRIGAETQESEAAPGTPGLSGSPDEMLDSIALQTQPCRGDNRDMGLEADPGPPSLPVPLEIVDKDGSSASPPGHWDYSSDASFITAVEVSGAEDPASDTPPWAGSLPPIRQGLLHVVHATQRVPRSQGTEAELNAHLQALTLTPPNAAGFQSSPSSMPLLDRSPAHSPPQTPPPGASDCHGLWEHQTSIDSDMATLWLTEDEASSTGGRDPVSSCQDQPVSIVSDLELLQGLRALGPEFSGHSLELAAALRTGCIPDVQADEDALAQQFEQPDPARRWREGVVKSSFTYLLLDPRETQDLPARAFSLTPAERLQTFVRAIFYVGKGTRARPYVHLWEALGHHGRSRKQPPQACPKVRQILDIWASGCGVVSLHCFQHVVAVEAYTREACIVEALGIQTLTNQKQGHCYGVVAGWPPARRRRLGVHLLHRALLVFLAEGERQLRPQDIQARG, encoded by the exons ATGTGGACCCCGGTGCGGCGCGGGGCAGCCTGGCTAGGAACCCTGCTCACCCCGGGAGAGGGTACCCCCGAGCCGAGGGGCGGAGCGGCGCATGCCCACAAGCCCGCCGCGGGAAGTAGGAAATGGGCCCGCCAGGAGATGCGCTTCGGACCCCGCCAGGGCATGTGCTCCGAGGCCCGCCTGGCTCGCAG GGCGGTAGAGGAGCTGCTTCGCTGCGGCGCGGACCCTAATTTGGTGTTGGAGGATGGCGCGGCGGCTGTGCACTTGGCGGCCGGAGCCCGGCACCCGCGTGGCCTGCGTTGCCTCGGGGCCCTACTGCGCCAAGGCGGGGACCCTAACGCTCG ATCTGTCGAGGCACTGACGCCGCTGCATGTGGCCGCTGCCTGGGGCTGCCGCCGCGGCCTGGAGCTGCTGCTGAGCCAAGGAGCGAACCCGGCGCTGCGCGACCAG GATGGACTCCGGCCGCTGGACCTGGCCCTGCAGCAGGGACACCTGGAGTGTGCGCGAGTCCTGCAAGATCTCGACATGCGGACCAGGACCCGGACCCGGATTGGGGCAGAGACCCAGGAGTCCGAGGCTGCACCTGGCA CTCCAGGCCTCTCTGGATCTCCTGATGAGATGCTGGACTCCATAGCACTCCAAACGCAGCCATGCAGAGGTGACAACAGGGACATGGGCTTGGAGGCTGACCCAGGACCCCCCAGCCTCCCTGTTCCCCTTGAAATTGTGGACAAAGATGGGAGCTCAGCGTCCCCTCCAgggcactgggattacagctcAGATGCCTCTTTCATCACAGCGGTTGAGGTCTCTGGAGCCGAGGACCCAGCCTCGGACACTCCCCCCTGGGCAGGGTCATTACCACCGATCAGGCAAGGACTTCTGCATGTTGTCCATGCCACCCAGAGGGTACCTAGGTCTCAGGGCACGGAGGCAGAGCTGAATGCCCATCTGCAGGCCCTGACTCTGACCCCACCAAATGCTGCTGGCTTCCAgtcctccccttcctccatgCCTCTCCTAGACAGGAGTCCAGCTCATAGCCCCCCACAGACACCACCCCCTGGAGCTTCTGACTGCCACGGCCTGTGGGAGCACCAGACATCCATTGATAGTGACATGGCCACGCTCTGGCTGACAGAGGATGAAGCAAGCTCTACAGGTGGCAGGGACCCTGTCAGCTCTTGCCAGGACCAGCCAGTCTCCATTGTGTCTGACTTGGAGTTGCTGCAGGGGCTCCGAGCGCTTG GCCCAGAGTTTTCAGGGCACAGCCTAGAACTGGCTGCAGCCCTGCGGACAGGCTGTATTCCAGACGTCCAGGCAGATGAAGACGCACTGGCCCAGCAGTTTGAGCAGCCAgatcctgccaggaggtggcggGAGGGGGTCGTGAAGTCTAGCTTCACATATCTGCTGCTGGACCCCAG GGAGACTCAGGACCTGCCAGCCCGAGCCTTCTCACTGACCCCAGCTGAGCGCCTTCAGACTTTCGTCCGTGCCATCTTCTACGTGGGCAAAGGGACGAGGGCCCGGCCATATGTCCACCTTTGGGAAGCCCTTGGTCACCATGGGCGGTCAAGAAAACAG CCCCCCCAGGCCTGCCCCAAGGTGCGTCAGATCTTGGACATCTGGGCCAGTGGTTGCGGCGTTGTGTCCCTACATTGCTTCCAGCATGTGGTCGCTGTGGAGGCTTATACACGGGAGGCGTGTATTGTGGAAGCCCTAG GGATCCAGACGCTCACCAACCAGAAACAAGGGCACTGCTATGGAGTGGTGGCAGGCTGGCCACCTGCTCGTCGCCGGCGCTTGGGGGTGCACCTACTGCACCGCGCCCTCCTCGTCTTCCTGGCTGAAGGCGAGCGACAGCTTCGTCCCCAGGACATCCAGGCCCGGGGCTGA
- the ANKLE1 gene encoding ankyrin repeat and LEM domain-containing protein 1 isoform X4, translating into MWTPVRRGAAWLGTLLTPGEGTPEPRGGAAHAHKPAAGSRKWARQEMRFGPRQGMCSEARLARRLRAALREEEPWAVEELLRCGADPNLVLEDGAAAVHLAAGARHPRGLRCLGALLRQGGDPNARSVEALTPLHVAAAWGCRRGLELLLSQGANPALRDQDGLRPLDLALQQGHLECARVLQDLDMRTRTRTRIGAETQESEAAPGTPGLSGSPDEMLDSIALQTQPCRGDNRDMGLEADPGPPSLPVPLEIVDKDGSSASPPGHWDYSSDASFITAVEVSGAEDPASDTPPWAGSLPPIRQGLLHVVHATQRVPRSQGTEAELNAHLQALTLTPPNAAGFQSSPSSMPLLDRSPAHSPPQTPPPGASDCHGLWEHQTSIDSDMATLWLTEDEASSTGGRDPVSSCQDQPVSIVSDLELLQGLRALGPEFSGHSLELAAALRTGCIPDVQADEDALAQQFEQPDPARRWREGVVKSSFTYLLLDPRETQDLPARAFSLTPAERLQTFVRAIFYVGKGTRARPYVHLWEALGHHGRSRKQPPQACPKVRQILDIWASGCGVVSLHCFQHVVAVEAYTREACIVEALGIQTLTNQKQGHCYGVVAGWPPARRRRLGVHLLHRALLVFLAEGERQLRPQDIQARG; encoded by the exons ATGTGGACCCCGGTGCGGCGCGGGGCAGCCTGGCTAGGAACCCTGCTCACCCCGGGAGAGGGTACCCCCGAGCCGAGGGGCGGAGCGGCGCATGCCCACAAGCCCGCCGCGGGAAGTAGGAAATGGGCCCGCCAGGAGATGCGCTTCGGACCCCGCCAGGGCATGTGCTCCGAGGCCCGCCTGGCTCGCAGGTTGCGGGCGGCGCTGCGGGAGGAGGAGCCGTG GGCGGTAGAGGAGCTGCTTCGCTGCGGCGCGGACCCTAATTTGGTGTTGGAGGATGGCGCGGCGGCTGTGCACTTGGCGGCCGGAGCCCGGCACCCGCGTGGCCTGCGTTGCCTCGGGGCCCTACTGCGCCAAGGCGGGGACCCTAACGCTCG ATCTGTCGAGGCACTGACGCCGCTGCATGTGGCCGCTGCCTGGGGCTGCCGCCGCGGCCTGGAGCTGCTGCTGAGCCAAGGAGCGAACCCGGCGCTGCGCGACCAG GATGGACTCCGGCCGCTGGACCTGGCCCTGCAGCAGGGACACCTGGAGTGTGCGCGAGTCCTGCAAGATCTCGACATGCGGACCAGGACCCGGACCCGGATTGGGGCAGAGACCCAGGAGTCCGAGGCTGCACCTGGCA CTCCAGGCCTCTCTGGATCTCCTGATGAGATGCTGGACTCCATAGCACTCCAAACGCAGCCATGCAGAGGTGACAACAGGGACATGGGCTTGGAGGCTGACCCAGGACCCCCCAGCCTCCCTGTTCCCCTTGAAATTGTGGACAAAGATGGGAGCTCAGCGTCCCCTCCAgggcactgggattacagctcAGATGCCTCTTTCATCACAGCGGTTGAGGTCTCTGGAGCCGAGGACCCAGCCTCGGACACTCCCCCCTGGGCAGGGTCATTACCACCGATCAGGCAAGGACTTCTGCATGTTGTCCATGCCACCCAGAGGGTACCTAGGTCTCAGGGCACGGAGGCAGAGCTGAATGCCCATCTGCAGGCCCTGACTCTGACCCCACCAAATGCTGCTGGCTTCCAgtcctccccttcctccatgCCTCTCCTAGACAGGAGTCCAGCTCATAGCCCCCCACAGACACCACCCCCTGGAGCTTCTGACTGCCACGGCCTGTGGGAGCACCAGACATCCATTGATAGTGACATGGCCACGCTCTGGCTGACAGAGGATGAAGCAAGCTCTACAGGTGGCAGGGACCCTGTCAGCTCTTGCCAGGACCAGCCAGTCTCCATTGTGTCTGACTTGGAGTTGCTGCAGGGGCTCCGAGCGCTTG GCCCAGAGTTTTCAGGGCACAGCCTAGAACTGGCTGCAGCCCTGCGGACAGGCTGTATTCCAGACGTCCAGGCAGATGAAGACGCACTGGCCCAGCAGTTTGAGCAGCCAgatcctgccaggaggtggcggGAGGGGGTCGTGAAGTCTAGCTTCACATATCTGCTGCTGGACCCCAG GGAGACTCAGGACCTGCCAGCCCGAGCCTTCTCACTGACCCCAGCTGAGCGCCTTCAGACTTTCGTCCGTGCCATCTTCTACGTGGGCAAAGGGACGAGGGCCCGGCCATATGTCCACCTTTGGGAAGCCCTTGGTCACCATGGGCGGTCAAGAAAACAG CCCCCCCAGGCCTGCCCCAAGGTGCGTCAGATCTTGGACATCTGGGCCAGTGGTTGCGGCGTTGTGTCCCTACATTGCTTCCAGCATGTGGTCGCTGTGGAGGCTTATACACGGGAGGCGTGTATTGTGGAAGCCCTAG GGATCCAGACGCTCACCAACCAGAAACAAGGGCACTGCTATGGAGTGGTGGCAGGCTGGCCACCTGCTCGTCGCCGGCGCTTGGGGGTGCACCTACTGCACCGCGCCCTCCTCGTCTTCCTGGCTGAAGGCGAGCGACAGCTTCGTCCCCAGGACATCCAGGCCCGGGGCTGA
- the ANKLE1 gene encoding ankyrin repeat and LEM domain-containing protein 1 isoform X2: protein MWTPVRRGAAWLGTLLTPGEGTPEPRGGAAHAHKPAAGSRKWARQEMRFGPRQGMCSEARLARRLRAALREEEPAVEELLRCGADPNLVLEDGAAAVHLAAGARHPRGLRCLGALLRQGGDPNARSVEALTPLHVAAAWGCRRGLELLLSQGANPALRDQDGLRPLDLALQQGHLECARVLQDLDMRTRTRTRIGAETQESEAAPGTPGLSGSPDEMLDSIALQTQPCRGDNRDMGLEADPGPPSLPVPLEIVDKDGSSASPPGHWDYSSDASFITAVEVSGAEDPASDTPPWAGSLPPIRQGLLHVVHATQRVPRSQGTEAELNAHLQALTLTPPNAAGFQSSPSSMPLLDRSPAHSPPQTPPPGASDCHGLWEHQTSIDSDMATLWLTEDEASSTGGRDPVSSCQDQPVSIVSDLELLQGLRALGENPGPVTPFTRRFYLQQLKAAQIAPGPEFSGHSLELAAALRTGCIPDVQADEDALAQQFEQPDPARRWREGVVKSSFTYLLLDPRETQDLPARAFSLTPAERLQTFVRAIFYVGKGTRARPYVHLWEALGHHGRSRKQPPQACPKVRQILDIWASGCGVVSLHCFQHVVAVEAYTREACIVEALGIQTLTNQKQGHCYGVVAGWPPARRRRLGVHLLHRALLVFLAEGERQLRPQDIQARG, encoded by the exons ATGTGGACCCCGGTGCGGCGCGGGGCAGCCTGGCTAGGAACCCTGCTCACCCCGGGAGAGGGTACCCCCGAGCCGAGGGGCGGAGCGGCGCATGCCCACAAGCCCGCCGCGGGAAGTAGGAAATGGGCCCGCCAGGAGATGCGCTTCGGACCCCGCCAGGGCATGTGCTCCGAGGCCCGCCTGGCTCGCAGGTTGCGGGCGGCGCTGCGGGAGGAGGAGCC GGCGGTAGAGGAGCTGCTTCGCTGCGGCGCGGACCCTAATTTGGTGTTGGAGGATGGCGCGGCGGCTGTGCACTTGGCGGCCGGAGCCCGGCACCCGCGTGGCCTGCGTTGCCTCGGGGCCCTACTGCGCCAAGGCGGGGACCCTAACGCTCG ATCTGTCGAGGCACTGACGCCGCTGCATGTGGCCGCTGCCTGGGGCTGCCGCCGCGGCCTGGAGCTGCTGCTGAGCCAAGGAGCGAACCCGGCGCTGCGCGACCAG GATGGACTCCGGCCGCTGGACCTGGCCCTGCAGCAGGGACACCTGGAGTGTGCGCGAGTCCTGCAAGATCTCGACATGCGGACCAGGACCCGGACCCGGATTGGGGCAGAGACCCAGGAGTCCGAGGCTGCACCTGGCA CTCCAGGCCTCTCTGGATCTCCTGATGAGATGCTGGACTCCATAGCACTCCAAACGCAGCCATGCAGAGGTGACAACAGGGACATGGGCTTGGAGGCTGACCCAGGACCCCCCAGCCTCCCTGTTCCCCTTGAAATTGTGGACAAAGATGGGAGCTCAGCGTCCCCTCCAgggcactgggattacagctcAGATGCCTCTTTCATCACAGCGGTTGAGGTCTCTGGAGCCGAGGACCCAGCCTCGGACACTCCCCCCTGGGCAGGGTCATTACCACCGATCAGGCAAGGACTTCTGCATGTTGTCCATGCCACCCAGAGGGTACCTAGGTCTCAGGGCACGGAGGCAGAGCTGAATGCCCATCTGCAGGCCCTGACTCTGACCCCACCAAATGCTGCTGGCTTCCAgtcctccccttcctccatgCCTCTCCTAGACAGGAGTCCAGCTCATAGCCCCCCACAGACACCACCCCCTGGAGCTTCTGACTGCCACGGCCTGTGGGAGCACCAGACATCCATTGATAGTGACATGGCCACGCTCTGGCTGACAGAGGATGAAGCAAGCTCTACAGGTGGCAGGGACCCTGTCAGCTCTTGCCAGGACCAGCCAGTCTCCATTGTGTCTGACTTGGAGTTGCTGCAGGGGCTCCGAGCGCTTGGTGAGAATCCTGGCCCTGTCACACCCTTCACCCGGCGATTCTACCTCCAGCAGCTGAAAGCAGCCCAGATTGCGCCTG GCCCAGAGTTTTCAGGGCACAGCCTAGAACTGGCTGCAGCCCTGCGGACAGGCTGTATTCCAGACGTCCAGGCAGATGAAGACGCACTGGCCCAGCAGTTTGAGCAGCCAgatcctgccaggaggtggcggGAGGGGGTCGTGAAGTCTAGCTTCACATATCTGCTGCTGGACCCCAG GGAGACTCAGGACCTGCCAGCCCGAGCCTTCTCACTGACCCCAGCTGAGCGCCTTCAGACTTTCGTCCGTGCCATCTTCTACGTGGGCAAAGGGACGAGGGCCCGGCCATATGTCCACCTTTGGGAAGCCCTTGGTCACCATGGGCGGTCAAGAAAACAG CCCCCCCAGGCCTGCCCCAAGGTGCGTCAGATCTTGGACATCTGGGCCAGTGGTTGCGGCGTTGTGTCCCTACATTGCTTCCAGCATGTGGTCGCTGTGGAGGCTTATACACGGGAGGCGTGTATTGTGGAAGCCCTAG GGATCCAGACGCTCACCAACCAGAAACAAGGGCACTGCTATGGAGTGGTGGCAGGCTGGCCACCTGCTCGTCGCCGGCGCTTGGGGGTGCACCTACTGCACCGCGCCCTCCTCGTCTTCCTGGCTGAAGGCGAGCGACAGCTTCGTCCCCAGGACATCCAGGCCCGGGGCTGA
- the ANKLE1 gene encoding ankyrin repeat and LEM domain-containing protein 1 isoform X3: MWTPVRRGAAWLGTLLTPGEGTPEPRGGAAHAHKPAAGSRKWARQEMRFGPRQGMCSEARLARRAVEELLRCGADPNLVLEDGAAAVHLAAGARHPRGLRCLGALLRQGGDPNARSVEALTPLHVAAAWGCRRGLELLLSQGANPALRDQDGLRPLDLALQQGHLECARVLQDLDMRTRTRTRIGAETQESEAAPGTPGLSGSPDEMLDSIALQTQPCRGDNRDMGLEADPGPPSLPVPLEIVDKDGSSASPPGHWDYSSDASFITAVEVSGAEDPASDTPPWAGSLPPIRQGLLHVVHATQRVPRSQGTEAELNAHLQALTLTPPNAAGFQSSPSSMPLLDRSPAHSPPQTPPPGASDCHGLWEHQTSIDSDMATLWLTEDEASSTGGRDPVSSCQDQPVSIVSDLELLQGLRALGENPGPVTPFTRRFYLQQLKAAQIAPGPEFSGHSLELAAALRTGCIPDVQADEDALAQQFEQPDPARRWREGVVKSSFTYLLLDPRETQDLPARAFSLTPAERLQTFVRAIFYVGKGTRARPYVHLWEALGHHGRSRKQPPQACPKVRQILDIWASGCGVVSLHCFQHVVAVEAYTREACIVEALGIQTLTNQKQGHCYGVVAGWPPARRRRLGVHLLHRALLVFLAEGERQLRPQDIQARG; the protein is encoded by the exons ATGTGGACCCCGGTGCGGCGCGGGGCAGCCTGGCTAGGAACCCTGCTCACCCCGGGAGAGGGTACCCCCGAGCCGAGGGGCGGAGCGGCGCATGCCCACAAGCCCGCCGCGGGAAGTAGGAAATGGGCCCGCCAGGAGATGCGCTTCGGACCCCGCCAGGGCATGTGCTCCGAGGCCCGCCTGGCTCGCAG GGCGGTAGAGGAGCTGCTTCGCTGCGGCGCGGACCCTAATTTGGTGTTGGAGGATGGCGCGGCGGCTGTGCACTTGGCGGCCGGAGCCCGGCACCCGCGTGGCCTGCGTTGCCTCGGGGCCCTACTGCGCCAAGGCGGGGACCCTAACGCTCG ATCTGTCGAGGCACTGACGCCGCTGCATGTGGCCGCTGCCTGGGGCTGCCGCCGCGGCCTGGAGCTGCTGCTGAGCCAAGGAGCGAACCCGGCGCTGCGCGACCAG GATGGACTCCGGCCGCTGGACCTGGCCCTGCAGCAGGGACACCTGGAGTGTGCGCGAGTCCTGCAAGATCTCGACATGCGGACCAGGACCCGGACCCGGATTGGGGCAGAGACCCAGGAGTCCGAGGCTGCACCTGGCA CTCCAGGCCTCTCTGGATCTCCTGATGAGATGCTGGACTCCATAGCACTCCAAACGCAGCCATGCAGAGGTGACAACAGGGACATGGGCTTGGAGGCTGACCCAGGACCCCCCAGCCTCCCTGTTCCCCTTGAAATTGTGGACAAAGATGGGAGCTCAGCGTCCCCTCCAgggcactgggattacagctcAGATGCCTCTTTCATCACAGCGGTTGAGGTCTCTGGAGCCGAGGACCCAGCCTCGGACACTCCCCCCTGGGCAGGGTCATTACCACCGATCAGGCAAGGACTTCTGCATGTTGTCCATGCCACCCAGAGGGTACCTAGGTCTCAGGGCACGGAGGCAGAGCTGAATGCCCATCTGCAGGCCCTGACTCTGACCCCACCAAATGCTGCTGGCTTCCAgtcctccccttcctccatgCCTCTCCTAGACAGGAGTCCAGCTCATAGCCCCCCACAGACACCACCCCCTGGAGCTTCTGACTGCCACGGCCTGTGGGAGCACCAGACATCCATTGATAGTGACATGGCCACGCTCTGGCTGACAGAGGATGAAGCAAGCTCTACAGGTGGCAGGGACCCTGTCAGCTCTTGCCAGGACCAGCCAGTCTCCATTGTGTCTGACTTGGAGTTGCTGCAGGGGCTCCGAGCGCTTGGTGAGAATCCTGGCCCTGTCACACCCTTCACCCGGCGATTCTACCTCCAGCAGCTGAAAGCAGCCCAGATTGCGCCTG GCCCAGAGTTTTCAGGGCACAGCCTAGAACTGGCTGCAGCCCTGCGGACAGGCTGTATTCCAGACGTCCAGGCAGATGAAGACGCACTGGCCCAGCAGTTTGAGCAGCCAgatcctgccaggaggtggcggGAGGGGGTCGTGAAGTCTAGCTTCACATATCTGCTGCTGGACCCCAG GGAGACTCAGGACCTGCCAGCCCGAGCCTTCTCACTGACCCCAGCTGAGCGCCTTCAGACTTTCGTCCGTGCCATCTTCTACGTGGGCAAAGGGACGAGGGCCCGGCCATATGTCCACCTTTGGGAAGCCCTTGGTCACCATGGGCGGTCAAGAAAACAG CCCCCCCAGGCCTGCCCCAAGGTGCGTCAGATCTTGGACATCTGGGCCAGTGGTTGCGGCGTTGTGTCCCTACATTGCTTCCAGCATGTGGTCGCTGTGGAGGCTTATACACGGGAGGCGTGTATTGTGGAAGCCCTAG GGATCCAGACGCTCACCAACCAGAAACAAGGGCACTGCTATGGAGTGGTGGCAGGCTGGCCACCTGCTCGTCGCCGGCGCTTGGGGGTGCACCTACTGCACCGCGCCCTCCTCGTCTTCCTGGCTGAAGGCGAGCGACAGCTTCGTCCCCAGGACATCCAGGCCCGGGGCTGA
- the ANKLE1 gene encoding ankyrin repeat and LEM domain-containing protein 1 isoform X1, whose product MWTPVRRGAAWLGTLLTPGEGTPEPRGGAAHAHKPAAGSRKWARQEMRFGPRQGMCSEARLARRLRAALREEEPWAVEELLRCGADPNLVLEDGAAAVHLAAGARHPRGLRCLGALLRQGGDPNARSVEALTPLHVAAAWGCRRGLELLLSQGANPALRDQDGLRPLDLALQQGHLECARVLQDLDMRTRTRTRIGAETQESEAAPGTPGLSGSPDEMLDSIALQTQPCRGDNRDMGLEADPGPPSLPVPLEIVDKDGSSASPPGHWDYSSDASFITAVEVSGAEDPASDTPPWAGSLPPIRQGLLHVVHATQRVPRSQGTEAELNAHLQALTLTPPNAAGFQSSPSSMPLLDRSPAHSPPQTPPPGASDCHGLWEHQTSIDSDMATLWLTEDEASSTGGRDPVSSCQDQPVSIVSDLELLQGLRALGENPGPVTPFTRRFYLQQLKAAQIAPGPEFSGHSLELAAALRTGCIPDVQADEDALAQQFEQPDPARRWREGVVKSSFTYLLLDPRETQDLPARAFSLTPAERLQTFVRAIFYVGKGTRARPYVHLWEALGHHGRSRKQPPQACPKVRQILDIWASGCGVVSLHCFQHVVAVEAYTREACIVEALGIQTLTNQKQGHCYGVVAGWPPARRRRLGVHLLHRALLVFLAEGERQLRPQDIQARG is encoded by the exons ATGTGGACCCCGGTGCGGCGCGGGGCAGCCTGGCTAGGAACCCTGCTCACCCCGGGAGAGGGTACCCCCGAGCCGAGGGGCGGAGCGGCGCATGCCCACAAGCCCGCCGCGGGAAGTAGGAAATGGGCCCGCCAGGAGATGCGCTTCGGACCCCGCCAGGGCATGTGCTCCGAGGCCCGCCTGGCTCGCAGGTTGCGGGCGGCGCTGCGGGAGGAGGAGCCGTG GGCGGTAGAGGAGCTGCTTCGCTGCGGCGCGGACCCTAATTTGGTGTTGGAGGATGGCGCGGCGGCTGTGCACTTGGCGGCCGGAGCCCGGCACCCGCGTGGCCTGCGTTGCCTCGGGGCCCTACTGCGCCAAGGCGGGGACCCTAACGCTCG ATCTGTCGAGGCACTGACGCCGCTGCATGTGGCCGCTGCCTGGGGCTGCCGCCGCGGCCTGGAGCTGCTGCTGAGCCAAGGAGCGAACCCGGCGCTGCGCGACCAG GATGGACTCCGGCCGCTGGACCTGGCCCTGCAGCAGGGACACCTGGAGTGTGCGCGAGTCCTGCAAGATCTCGACATGCGGACCAGGACCCGGACCCGGATTGGGGCAGAGACCCAGGAGTCCGAGGCTGCACCTGGCA CTCCAGGCCTCTCTGGATCTCCTGATGAGATGCTGGACTCCATAGCACTCCAAACGCAGCCATGCAGAGGTGACAACAGGGACATGGGCTTGGAGGCTGACCCAGGACCCCCCAGCCTCCCTGTTCCCCTTGAAATTGTGGACAAAGATGGGAGCTCAGCGTCCCCTCCAgggcactgggattacagctcAGATGCCTCTTTCATCACAGCGGTTGAGGTCTCTGGAGCCGAGGACCCAGCCTCGGACACTCCCCCCTGGGCAGGGTCATTACCACCGATCAGGCAAGGACTTCTGCATGTTGTCCATGCCACCCAGAGGGTACCTAGGTCTCAGGGCACGGAGGCAGAGCTGAATGCCCATCTGCAGGCCCTGACTCTGACCCCACCAAATGCTGCTGGCTTCCAgtcctccccttcctccatgCCTCTCCTAGACAGGAGTCCAGCTCATAGCCCCCCACAGACACCACCCCCTGGAGCTTCTGACTGCCACGGCCTGTGGGAGCACCAGACATCCATTGATAGTGACATGGCCACGCTCTGGCTGACAGAGGATGAAGCAAGCTCTACAGGTGGCAGGGACCCTGTCAGCTCTTGCCAGGACCAGCCAGTCTCCATTGTGTCTGACTTGGAGTTGCTGCAGGGGCTCCGAGCGCTTGGTGAGAATCCTGGCCCTGTCACACCCTTCACCCGGCGATTCTACCTCCAGCAGCTGAAAGCAGCCCAGATTGCGCCTG GCCCAGAGTTTTCAGGGCACAGCCTAGAACTGGCTGCAGCCCTGCGGACAGGCTGTATTCCAGACGTCCAGGCAGATGAAGACGCACTGGCCCAGCAGTTTGAGCAGCCAgatcctgccaggaggtggcggGAGGGGGTCGTGAAGTCTAGCTTCACATATCTGCTGCTGGACCCCAG GGAGACTCAGGACCTGCCAGCCCGAGCCTTCTCACTGACCCCAGCTGAGCGCCTTCAGACTTTCGTCCGTGCCATCTTCTACGTGGGCAAAGGGACGAGGGCCCGGCCATATGTCCACCTTTGGGAAGCCCTTGGTCACCATGGGCGGTCAAGAAAACAG CCCCCCCAGGCCTGCCCCAAGGTGCGTCAGATCTTGGACATCTGGGCCAGTGGTTGCGGCGTTGTGTCCCTACATTGCTTCCAGCATGTGGTCGCTGTGGAGGCTTATACACGGGAGGCGTGTATTGTGGAAGCCCTAG GGATCCAGACGCTCACCAACCAGAAACAAGGGCACTGCTATGGAGTGGTGGCAGGCTGGCCACCTGCTCGTCGCCGGCGCTTGGGGGTGCACCTACTGCACCGCGCCCTCCTCGTCTTCCTGGCTGAAGGCGAGCGACAGCTTCGTCCCCAGGACATCCAGGCCCGGGGCTGA